A stretch of DNA from Mastomys coucha isolate ucsf_1 unplaced genomic scaffold, UCSF_Mcou_1 pScaffold8, whole genome shotgun sequence:
CACATATCCAGGCTCCAGGCTGATTGGAATTGCTTATCAGACCTCCTCAAGTCTTCCGTTCAATGGAAGTATGTCATCAACCTATGTGGGCAAGACTTTCCCCTAAAGTCAAATTTTGAATTAGTGACAGAGCTGAAAAAACTCCAAGGAAGTAATATGTTAGAGACAGTGAGACCTCCCAGTGGTAAGATGGAGAGATTCACCTATCATCATGAGCTCAGACAGGTGCCTTATGAATATATGAAGCTTCCGGTGAAGACAAACATCTCCAAGGGGGCACCCCCTCATAACATTGAGATATTTGTGGGCAGTGCCTACTTTGTTTTAAGTCAAgcatttgttaaatatattttcaacagcTCCCTTGTTGAAGACTTTTTTGCCTGGTCTAAAGACACATACTCTCCTGATGAGCACTTTTGGGCCACCTTAATCCGGATACCAGGAATACCGGGAGGAATTTCCAGATCATCCCAGGACGTGTCTGACCTACAGAGTAAGACCCGCCTGGTCAAATGGAACTATTATGAAGGCTTTTTCTACCCCAACTGCACTGGCTCTCACCTTCGAAGTGTGTGTATTTTCGGAGCTGCAGAATTACGGTGGCTCATAAAGGAAGGGCATTGGTTTGCTAATAAGTTTGATTCTAAAGTAGACCCTGTCTTGATTAAATGTCTGGCAGAAAAGCTTGAAGAGCAACAGAGAAAGTTGATTGCTCTGTCTTCAGAGAAGTTCATTACAGAGGGAAACTCCAAAGCCACACATCATAAGATGACTACAGCTCTGAGGGTGTCTGATACAAAGAGTTAAGTGAGAGGGAGTTATGCGCCCATACCTTGCCCAACAGCATCTGAACTTAATAATGTCCAAGGTTGAAATTTCTACAGATTTCCATGCCTGGGCTTTGAGCCCACAGTTGGCTGGTGTTTAAGTGCTGGATTCGCTTGTTGTCCTGCTAAGTCAGAGATGTTAAATGTTCAGTGTTCACATTTGTTGAACACCTATTTGTTGCACCAGGCACTTTATCCAAAGACACGCCTGAGTTAAATCTGAGTTGCAATGGCTTGTGCCCTCAGGAAGCAGTGTTTACCCTCCTAGTGTGGCAACTGTCGAGTTTCTTATTTCCATGTGACGAGGGTGCTACTGAAGACGGCATTGGGATGTGTGCTAATCGTACAAGCCACCCTCTCTGAAGAGCACGAGAGTGTGAAGCCAGCCCTTCCCTTTTCTCAGTTTAACATGTTTGAATCGTTAGAATATTAAGAGGAGAGATTCCACTACCTCAGAGAAGCTCAAAGAATTGTCCGATCGCCTGCTTGCCAAAGTATAATTTACCTTTTGGTGCCTCACTTTTGTGATTCAGAGCAGAGAGAGTGCTGCTGGTATGATGTGTACAGGGTATAGTTGTCTAAGAAGGCAGAGGGGGCCCTGCGGGGGCACTAGGACAGGTAGTGCCGGGGAGGAACATGGGCTCCACGCGGCTTTGCATTTCTTATACGATGGTATCATGAACGACTCTCTTTTATTCacttgtttctttaaaacacaggTACTGATAAACATAAAACTGAGAACTAGTTCAAAATGTTGTAGACCAGAACCCCAGGCCTATGCCTGTCATTTCATAAGGTAACAGAGATATGACTATCTATCCTTGCTAACTGGACACTTCTGACAGGGTTCATAGTTCTGTTCTGTGTGTAACCTCCAAGTCAGTAAGCTTTCTTAGAAGGATGTTGTGAAATATGACAGCTTTCTCAGTTATTGTGGTCACttactcattttcctttttaaaacaaaacagaattgaaattaaaaataattaacactCCGAATTAGTACAGCTTTTTTCTCAACCAAGCACCAAAGGGAATATTATTACCCTTATTTTACAAATGCCCTTATTTTATACACTTAGAATCactttacatgcacacacatacacatgcacacatacacacatgctcacacatgtgtgcacacacacacacatgtggatgggggaggggtgggggtacACTGAGACTGAATGTATGGTGTATTGTGCTGCTGAGTCATAGCTTGAGAACAGGCCGCAACATTACACCAGTCTCTGTGGAGAGTGAGACACATGTAAAAATTCCTTGTGTTTTGATATCAGCCCCAATAACTACTTAATTATGTAATAATTGAGGCCAAAATCAGATTGTTTGAAAGACTggagtatataaatattttacatttcagtACTCTGCACGCGCCACGCTCTCGGCGTATTTAATGGTTGGTAGCACTAACTGCCCTGTGGCCCCATTTTTGCACCATTTCTTTATCTTTAACTCACCTTGCACCTCTTTTGATGCCTTTTCCAGGACCCTTTGGATGTTTTTGTTCCCTGGAAAAGGGCTGTTACCAAGTCTCTATCCTTAGATGATAAGTTATAGAGGGTTTGGTGcgtggctcagcagtttaagaaaATGTGCTGCTCTTGTGGAAGAtgcaagttctgttcccagcattcacaccaGGTGGCTcccagctgcctgtaactccagctgtaggGAACCCAGTGCCGCCTTCTGGCCTCCAGTGGCACCTACTCCCatcagtgtatacacacacacacacacacacacacacacacacacacacacacacacaaacacacgaatGCACTCGCACACAcaggctttcacacacacacatgtattccaTGTTTTGGAGGTGTTGAGCCTCACAGAGAAGCTGCCCAGGTCTATCAGTGGGTGAGACCTAAAGAAACCATCCTATCGGTCTCCATGGGCTTCTGTTCTCTG
This window harbors:
- the Gcnt4 gene encoding beta-1,3-galactosyl-O-glycosyl-glycoprotein beta-1,6-N-acetylglucosaminyltransferase 4; amino-acid sequence: MKIFRCCFKYTLQQKLFILFLTLWLFSLLKLLNVGRLLFPPRDIYLVEYSLSTSPFVRNRFPETEDAARDEVNCSGIYEQEPLEIGKSLEIRRRNIIDLEDGDVVSMTSDCDVYQTLRQYHEKLVSREEEDFPIAYSLVVHKDAIMVERLIRAIYNQHNLYCIHYDLKSPDTFKAAMNNLAKCFPNIFIASKLEAVEYAHISRLQADWNCLSDLLKSSVQWKYVINLCGQDFPLKSNFELVTELKKLQGSNMLETVRPPSGKMERFTYHHELRQVPYEYMKLPVKTNISKGAPPHNIEIFVGSAYFVLSQAFVKYIFNSSLVEDFFAWSKDTYSPDEHFWATLIRIPGIPGGISRSSQDVSDLQSKTRLVKWNYYEGFFYPNCTGSHLRSVCIFGAAELRWLIKEGHWFANKFDSKVDPVLIKCLAEKLEEQQRKLIALSSEKFITEGNSKATHHKMTTALRVSDTKS